A single region of the Salvia miltiorrhiza cultivar Shanhuang (shh) chromosome 8, IMPLAD_Smil_shh, whole genome shotgun sequence genome encodes:
- the LOC131000278 gene encoding ubiquitin C-terminal hydrolase 12-like isoform X2, with product MTVMAPPAPNEQEEEDMLVPRSDLVEGPQPMAVEAPEATENSVENQSTEDPRTAKFTWKIENFSRITTKKLYSGIFDLGDYKWRILIFPKGNNADYLSMYLDVADSAGLPYGWTRYAHFSLAIVNQVHSKYSVRKETQHQFNARENDWGFTSFMPLGELYDPSRGYLVNDTCLVEAEVAVYKAMDPWLYDSKKETGFVGLKNQGATCYMNSLLQTLYHIPFFRKAVYHMPTNVNDMPSASIPLALQSLFYKLQYSDNSVATKELTKSFGWDTYDAFLQHDVQELNRVLCEKLEEKMKRTVVEGAIQQLFEGHHMNYIECINVDYKSSRKESFYDLQLDVKGCHDVYASFDKYVAVEHLDGDNKYQAEQHGLQDAKKGVLFIDFPPVLQLHLKRFEYDFVRDVMVKINDHYEFPLQLDLDRDDGKYLSPDADRRVRNLYTLHSVLVHSGGVHGGHYYAFIRPTLSSQWYKFDDERVTKEDMKKALDELYGGEEEHLMQTNQGINNTPFKFTKHSNAYMLVYIRESDKDKIMCHVDEKDIAEHLRERLKREQEEKEQKKKEKAEAHLYTIVKVACDEDFTWQIGRNVFFDLVDHEKVRSLRVQKQMPFSVFKEEVANKFGIPVQFQRFWLWAKRQNHTYRPNRPLTQHDEAQSVGHLRDISNKVQNAELRLFLELELGPDLRPIPLPNKAKDDILLFFKLYDPEKEELRYVGRLFVKSLGKPVDILTRLNEMAGYAPEEDIELYEEIKFDPNVMCEHIEKRFTFRSSQLEDGDIVCFQKSLPNEARQQLRCPDVRSFFEYRHNLQVIHFRSLEKPKEDEFCLQLSKLDTYDEVVEKVARQLGVDDPSKIRLTSCNSYTQQPKPHPIKYRGVDNLLDMLLHYNQTSDILYYEVLDMPLPELQGLRTLRVAFRHGTNNEMGINNIRLPKDSTVSDLLDDLKMKVQLSRPDAELRLLEVFTHKIYKIFPSAEKIESINDNYWTLRAEEIPEEEKHLGPHDCLIHVYHFMNEENQNQVKIQNFGEPFLLVIHADEILANVKIRVQKKLRVSDEEISKWKFAFVSQGRAEYLEDSEILFTRFQTSSMYIAWEQYLGLEHIDNSPKRPLTANQYRPPYEKAVKIYN from the exons ATGACTGTCATGGCGCCTCCTGCCCCAAATGAG CAAGAGGAGGAGGACATGTTAGTTCCTCGATCAGATTTGGTGGAAGGGCCTCAGCCAATGGCAGTGGAAG CACCAGAAGCAACAGAAAATAGTGTGGAAAACCAGTCAACAGAGGATCCTCGCACAGCAAAATTTACTTggaagattgaaaatttttctaGGATAACTACTAAGAAGCTATATTCTGGAATATTTGATCTTGGTGATTACAAATG GCGGATTCTTATTTTTCCGAAGGGGAACAATGCTGATTATTTATCCATGTATCTGGATGTTGCTGATTCTGCGGGTTTACCTTATGGATGGACTAGATATGCCCACTTCAGTTTGGCTATTGTGAATCAAGTCCATAGCAAGTATTCAGTCAGAAAGG AAACGCAACACCAATTCAATGCCCGAGAAAATGATTGGGGCTTTACATCCTTTATGCCACTTGGTGAACTTTATGATCCTAGCAGGGGTTATCTTGTCAATGACACCTGTTTAGTTGAAGCTGAGGTTGCGGTCTACAAAGCTATGGATCCATGGCTATATGATTCGAAGAAAGAAACTGGTTTCGTGGGACTGAAAAACCAAGGAGCTACCTGCTATATGAACTCTCTTCTCCAAACTCTGTACCATATTCCTTTCTTCAGAAAG GCTGTGTACCATATGCCTACTAATGTTAATGATATGCCATCTGCAAGTATCCCTCTGGCTCTGCAGAGTTTGTTTTACAAGCTTCAGTACAGCGATAATAGTGTTGCAACAAAGGAGTTGACAAAATCCTTTGGATGGGACACCTATGATGCTTTCTTGCAACATGATGTACAAGAACTCAATAGAGTTCTTTGcgagaagcttgaagagaaaatgAAG AGAACCGTTGTGGAAGGTGCCATACAGCAGTTATTTGAAGGGCACCATATGAACTACATTGAGTGCATTAACGTGGATTACAAATCTAGTAGAAAAGAGTCATTCTATG ATCTTCAGCTGGATGTCAAAGGCTGTCATGATGTCTATGCTTCTTTTGACAAGTATGTTGCAGTTGAACATCTAGATGGAGATAACAAGTATCAGGCTGAACAACATGGTTTGCAG GATGCTAAGAAAGGAGTGTTATTTATAGACTTCCCCCCAGTTCTCCAGCTTCACTTAAAGCGGTTTGAATACGACTTTGTGCGTGATGTTATGGTAAAG ATAAATGATCACTATGAGTTCCCTCTTCAACTTGATCTTGATAGAGATGATGGCAAATACCTGTCACCTGATGCTGATAGAAGAGTACGTAACCTCTATACACTTCACAG TGTTTTGGTCCATAGTGGTGGTGTGCACGGTGGTCACTATTATGCCTTTATACGGCCTACTCTTTCCAGCCAATG GTATAAGTTTGATGATGAACGAGTGACAAAAGAAGATATGAAAAAGGCATTAGATGAGCTATATGGTGGTGAAGAAGAA CACCTGATGCAGACGAACCAGGGAATCAATAATACTCCCTTCAAGTTCACCAAACACTCAAATGCTTATATGCTGGTGTATATACGTGAAAGTGACAAGGATAAAATTATGTGTCATGTCGATGAGAAGGATATTGCTGAGCATCTTAGG GAGAGGCTGAAGAGAgaacaagaagaaaaagaacaaaagaagaaagaaaaagctGAAGCACATCTTTACACTATTGTAAAG GTTGCATGTGATGAAGATTTTACTTGGCAGATTGGAAGGAATGTATTCTTTGATTTAGTCGATCATGAAAAAGTTAGGAGCCTCCGTGTCCAGAAGCAGATGCCATTTAGTGTTTTTAAG GAAGAGGTTGCAAATAAATTTGGTATACCGGTGCAATTCCAACGCTTTTGGCTGTGGGCAAAGCGCCAAAATCACACGTATCGTCCTAACCGTCCGTTGACACAGCATGATGAAGCACAAAGT GTTGGGCATTTGAGGGATATATCTAATAAAGTTCAGAATGCAGAGCTGAGGCTATTCTTAGAGTTAGAACTTGGGCCG GATTTGCGGCCTATCCCTCTCCCTAATAAGGCAAAAGATGACATTTTGTTATTCTTCAAGCTTTACGATCCAGAAAAGGAAGAGCTTAG ATATGTTGGTAGACTTTTTGTGAAGAGCTTGGGGAAGCCAGTAGATATCTTGACTAGACTAAATGAGATGGCTGGCTATGCTCCTGAGGAAGATATTGAGCTTTATGAG GAAATAAAATTTGATCCTAATGTGATGTGTGAACATATCGAAAAGAGATTCACTTTTAGGTCTAGTCAG CTTGAGGATGGGGACATAGTTTGCTTTCAGAAGTCCCTTCCAAATGAAGCTCGCCAGCAACTTCGCTGCCCAGATGTTCGGTCATTCTTTGAGTACCGCCATAATCTCCAA GTTATTCATTTTCGGTCCCTGGAAAAGCCTAAAGAGGATGAATTTTGTTTACAACT GTCAAAGCTTGACACATATGATGAAGTTGTAGAAAAAGTGGCTCGCCAACTTGGAGTAGATGACCCTTCTAAAATTAGACTTACGTCATGCAATTCATACACCCAACAACCAAAACCTCATCCTATAAAGTATAGAGGAGTAGATAATTTGCTAGACATGTTGCTGCATTACAATCAG ACTTCTGATATATTGTACTATGAAGTCCTGGATATGCCTCTGCCAGAATTGCAAGGCTTAAGAACGCTCAGAGTGGCTTTCCGTCATGGAACAAACAATGAA ATGGGAATTAACAATATTAGGCTGCCTAAGGATAGTACCGTGTCTGATTTGCTTGATGATCTCAAGATGAAG GTTCAGCTGTCTCGTCCAGATGCAGAACTCAGATTGCTGGAAGTATTCACCCACAAGATCTACAAG ATATTTCCTTCAGCTGAAAAGATAGAGAGCATAAATGACAACTATTGGACTTTACGGGCAGAAgag ATACCTGAAGAAGAGAAGCATCTGGGTCCTCATGATTGCTTGATTCATGTATATCACTTTATGAATGAAGAAAATCAGAACCAAGTG AAAATTCAGAATTTTGGTGAGCCCTTTTTATTGGTCATTCATGCAGACGAGATTTTAGCTAATGTCAAGATTCGTGTTCAGAAAAAGCTACGTGTATCAGATGAAGAGATCTCTAAG TGGAAATTTGCTTTCGTTTCACAAGGTCGAGCTGAGTACCTAGAGGATTCAGAAATCTTGTTTACTCGTTTCCAG ACAAGCAGCATGTATATTGCTTGGGAGCAGTATCTTGGGCTGGAACACATAGATAATTCCCCAAAAAGGCCTCTTACAGCTAATCAG TATCGTCCTCCATACGAGAAGGCTGTGAAGATATACAATTAA